Proteins encoded by one window of Geobacter sp. DSM 9736:
- a CDS encoding cytochrome c3 family protein, with the protein MYAVRNWLIGGIAALMLYLVPLDSRGASVPDTINLDSLVQYYERVPFDHAKHISLTKDCADCHHHTTGTLFEDRNCVRCHRNSGETKNVACKSCHVREPFAAASLRDRDPQMYHTDKPGLKGAYHINCIGCHDKKGGPTGCEDCHPRTKSGDELYKAGAFAPKATAGRKHGGH; encoded by the coding sequence ATGTATGCTGTCAGGAACTGGCTCATCGGTGGAATTGCAGCACTGATGCTGTACCTGGTCCCACTCGACTCTCGGGGTGCCAGCGTGCCCGATACGATAAACCTAGACTCCCTTGTTCAATATTATGAGAGAGTCCCCTTCGATCATGCGAAACATATCAGCCTCACTAAGGACTGCGCCGATTGTCACCATCATACGACGGGAACCCTTTTCGAGGACCGCAACTGCGTCAGATGCCACCGCAACAGTGGTGAAACCAAGAATGTTGCATGTAAATCCTGTCATGTCCGGGAACCGTTTGCCGCTGCCAGCCTCAGGGACCGTGATCCTCAGATGTACCACACCGACAAGCCCGGCTTGAAGGGTGCGTACCACATAAACTGCATCGGATGCCATGACAAGAAGGGTGGTCCGACAGGGTGTGAAGACTGCCATCCTCGAACCAAATCCGGTGACGAACTTTACAAAGCGGGGGCATTCGCTCCAAAGG